In a genomic window of Melopsittacus undulatus isolate bMelUnd1 chromosome 1, bMelUnd1.mat.Z, whole genome shotgun sequence:
- the C1H7orf57 gene encoding uncharacterized protein C7orf57 homolog, with product MPLTGPEKSVTPKSPLPPTSQIPGLGDLANAPHEMPSRCRRRRIKEMDSAYVRLAKQGGQPDLLKHYTAVTSKSSPAAYAAPDWYLHCSNSPATNKPRNYVSSLPDYIIHREFKADEHCGNHYEIRRGPFDFDTKTVWQRDAENKEKAEKKKVKLPAIKPKYPSRVPDVSMSKEFSGKNKLSFPPISAQRKNEAVNFSKLISNGYGTDWLQQYTGRNRNIKETSENSYQSKDAEPSESESAPTSNESKSLLS from the exons ATGCCACTAACAGGGCCAGAGAAGTCAGTAACCCCGAAGAGCCCACTTCCTCCAACATCCCAGATTCCAGGTCTTGGTGACCTTGCAAATGCTCCACATGAAATGCCGTCCAGGTGCCGCAGGAGGCGGATCAAAGAGATGGATTCAGCTTATGTCAGGCTGGCAAAGCAAGGAGGCCAACCTG ACCTACTGAAGCACTACACTGCTGTGACAAGTAAGTCCTCTCCAGCAGCATATGCTGCACCTGACTGGTACTTGCACTGCTCCAATTCTCCAGCGACCAATAAGCCACG GAACTATGTTTCCTCTCTACCAGATTATATAATTCATAGAGAGTTTAAGGCTGATGAACATTGTGGTAATCATTATGAGATAAGAAGAGGCCCTTTTGATTTTGATACGAAAACTGTTTGGCAGCGGGATGCTGAGaacaaagaaaaggcagagaaaaagaag GTAAAGCTCCCAGCTATAAAGCCTAAATATCCAAGCAGAGTGCCAGATGTTTCTATGAGCAAGGAATTTAGTGGGAAAAATAAACTTTCCTTCCCACCCAT ATCTGCTcagagaaaaaatgaagcagtaaACTTTAGCAAATTAATTAGCAATGGTTATGGGACTGACTGGCTTCAGCAGTATACCGGAaggaacagaaacattaaagaaacatcagaaaataGTTATCAGTCCAAAG ATGCAGAGCCATCAGAGTCTGAATCAGCACCTACAAGCAATGAGTCAAAGTCACTGCTGAGTTAG